One Streptococcus sp. S1 DNA window includes the following coding sequences:
- a CDS encoding SemiSWEET family transporter, with protein sequence MNEKQMKILGWVATFMSVMMYVSYFPQIMDNLAGHKGNFVQPLVAAINCSLWVYYGLFKKERDIPLAAANAPGIIFGLITAITAL encoded by the coding sequence ATGAATGAAAAACAAATGAAAATTCTTGGTTGGGTTGCGACCTTTATGTCTGTTATGATGTATGTGTCTTACTTCCCACAAATCATGGATAACCTCGCAGGTCACAAAGGGAACTTTGTTCAACCCCTTGTCGCAGCCATCAACTGTAGCCTTTGGGTTTACTACGGACTCTTCAAAAAAGAACGCGATATTCCACTTGCTGCAGCCAATGCACCAGGGATCATCTTTGGTTTGATCACAGCCATCACAGCCTTGTAA
- a CDS encoding NADPH-dependent FMN reductase, translated as MKNILFIVGSLRQGSFNHQMAKKAESLLEGKATVTYLDYKDIPMMNQDLETPTLPSVQAARDAVLAADAIWIFSPVYNFAIPGVVKNLIDWLSRALDLSETRGPSALQDKIVTVSSVANAGHEPMFAAYQALLPFVRTQVVGEFTGTTVNPEAWETGELVLTDEAVAGLEKQVQALLEA; from the coding sequence ATGAAAAACATTTTATTTATCGTCGGATCTCTTCGTCAAGGATCATTCAACCACCAAATGGCTAAGAAAGCAGAAAGCCTTCTTGAAGGGAAAGCAACGGTGACTTACTTGGACTACAAGGACATTCCAATGATGAACCAAGATTTGGAAACACCAACCCTGCCATCTGTGCAAGCAGCGCGTGATGCGGTTCTTGCTGCGGATGCCATCTGGATCTTCTCGCCAGTCTATAACTTTGCTATTCCAGGTGTAGTGAAAAACCTGATTGACTGGCTTAGCCGTGCCCTTGACCTGTCAGAAACTCGTGGTCCATCTGCCCTTCAAGATAAGATCGTAACGGTTTCTTCAGTAGCTAATGCCGGACACGAACCAATGTTTGCGGCTTATCAAGCGCTCTTGCCATTCGTTCGGACTCAAGTGGTTGGAGAGTTTACTGGAACAACCGTTAACCCAGAAGCCTGGGAAACAGGTGAATTAGTCTTGACAGATGAAGCGGTCGCAGGACTGGAAAAACAAGTACAAGCCTTATTAGAAGCATAA
- a CDS encoding L-lactate dehydrogenase, whose translation MTRKIGIIGLGHVGATLAHSMILKHTCDHLVLIDTNEKKVKADALDFCDTVANTGYPVHITVNDYAALEDADVVVSTLGNIELQANNTDDRFAELPFTSKQVVQVARDLKASGFSGVLLVVTNPVDAVTQLYQQYTGLPKEQVIGTGTLLDTARMKRAVADRLQVSPASVSGYNLGEHGNSQFVAWSQVRVKGHAITDLFSQEELDAINYESLRGGHTVFFGKFYTNFGIAAAAQRLAEAVINDSHEEMPVSNYRPEYGTYLGYPAIVGRKGILERLDLHLTEEEKEKLLHSAETIKENTRKGLEHA comes from the coding sequence ATGACAAGAAAAATTGGTATTATTGGTTTGGGGCATGTGGGTGCCACCTTGGCCCACAGCATGATTTTGAAACACACCTGTGATCACTTGGTCTTGATTGATACCAATGAGAAAAAGGTCAAGGCAGATGCCTTGGATTTCTGTGATACGGTTGCCAATACGGGGTATCCAGTTCATATCACGGTCAATGATTACGCAGCTTTAGAAGATGCGGATGTCGTGGTGTCGACTCTTGGAAATATCGAGTTGCAGGCTAATAACACTGATGACCGTTTTGCGGAGCTTCCCTTTACCAGCAAGCAAGTGGTGCAAGTAGCGCGTGATCTGAAGGCTTCTGGCTTTAGCGGGGTCTTATTGGTAGTGACCAATCCGGTCGATGCCGTCACTCAACTCTATCAACAATATACTGGCCTTCCAAAAGAGCAGGTGATTGGGACAGGGACGTTACTGGATACAGCTCGGATGAAGCGTGCAGTCGCTGATCGTTTGCAGGTTTCTCCTGCTAGTGTATCAGGTTACAACCTCGGTGAGCATGGAAATTCTCAATTTGTTGCTTGGAGTCAGGTCCGTGTCAAGGGACACGCTATTACCGATCTCTTCTCTCAAGAAGAGCTTGACGCCATCAACTACGAGTCCTTGCGCGGTGGTCACACGGTCTTCTTTGGTAAATTCTATACTAACTTTGGGATTGCAGCAGCAGCCCAACGCCTGGCAGAAGCTGTGATCAATGATAGCCACGAGGAAATGCCAGTGTCTAACTATCGTCCAGAATATGGAACCTATCTTGGCTATCCAGCAATTGTAGGTCGAAAAGGAATTCTTGAACGATTGGATTTGCATTTGACAGAAGAAGAAAAAGAAAAATTGCTCCATTCAGCCGAAACCATTAAGGAAAACACACGAAAAGGATTGGAGCATGCATAA
- a CDS encoding YbgA family protein, which translates to MDQKHHCQVLWAKNKYLVLSRSSNLYKEIREYLKQDQVEVSHVEGLIQQALALPENRGQVSNAFQHIWGYFKKQATAEEKADFMLLLEKYQHGQAQQEDLIKGIQTLLERYPNRYLQDSTLLGGQ; encoded by the coding sequence GTGGATCAAAAACATCACTGCCAAGTCCTATGGGCGAAAAATAAATACCTGGTGCTGAGTCGTTCCAGTAATCTCTACAAGGAAATCCGGGAATACCTCAAGCAAGACCAGGTAGAGGTCAGTCACGTCGAAGGCTTGATCCAGCAAGCGCTAGCCCTACCAGAAAATCGTGGCCAGGTCTCCAATGCCTTTCAGCATATCTGGGGCTATTTCAAAAAGCAGGCGACTGCAGAGGAAAAGGCGGACTTTATGTTGCTACTTGAGAAGTACCAGCATGGCCAAGCCCAGCAAGAAGATCTGATCAAGGGGATCCAGACGCTCCTTGAGCGCTACCCTAATCGATACTTACAAGACTCGACGCTACTAGGAGGTCAATAG
- a CDS encoding TIGR02328 family protein, which yields MRLWHQDLIPKLPRPQLLGQHRECCALRGNGWGKKHATVNYVFDYSPYRLYAYHRLIMEEMTARGYKVSPEWWEPTYRGKTCPAYPELEEEAFSTPIYPEHQATYLKECLENLAEKGIQLD from the coding sequence ATGAGACTCTGGCACCAAGACTTGATTCCCAAACTCCCTCGTCCCCAGCTCCTGGGCCAACACCGGGAATGCTGCGCCCTTCGAGGCAATGGCTGGGGCAAGAAGCACGCGACGGTCAACTATGTCTTTGACTACTCGCCCTATCGTCTCTATGCCTATCACCGCCTGATTATGGAGGAGATGACTGCTCGCGGTTACAAGGTCAGCCCAGAGTGGTGGGAGCCGACCTACCGAGGCAAGACCTGCCCAGCCTATCCCGAACTGGAAGAGGAAGCTTTTAGTACTCCCATCTATCCTGAGCATCAGGCTACTTATCTCAAAGAATGCCTGGAGAATCTAGCAGAAAAAGGGATCCAACTAGACTAA
- a CDS encoding nucleotide pyrophosphohydrolase — translation MKELIDLINQFRDERDWRKFHNEKDLAISISLEASELLELFQWKQSEEVVEKSLQEIKEELADVFMYSFMLADNLNLDVEEIIKEKMDINSKKYPVELSKGNNKKYTDLEKK, via the coding sequence ATGAAGGAATTAATCGACTTAATTAATCAATTTAGAGATGAACGTGACTGGAGAAAGTTTCATAATGAAAAAGATCTAGCCATTTCAATTTCATTAGAAGCAAGCGAATTGTTGGAACTATTTCAGTGGAAACAATCAGAGGAAGTAGTTGAAAAGTCATTACAAGAAATCAAAGAAGAACTTGCGGATGTTTTTATGTATTCTTTCATGTTAGCAGATAATTTGAATCTGGATGTAGAAGAAATTATAAAAGAGAAAATGGACATAAATTCAAAAAAATATCCTGTAGAATTAAGCAAAGGAAATAATAAAAAATATACGGACTTGGAGAAAAAATGA
- a CDS encoding VIT1/CCC1 transporter family protein, whose product MTEIKHGVDESFNDRLNILRAAVLGANDGIISIAGVVIGVASATPNIWIIFLSGLSAILAGAFSMAGGEYVSVSTQKDTEEAAVNREQALLDRDPKLARDSLYNAYLQNGECETSAKILTERAFLKYPLKALVEEKYGIEYEEFTNPWHAAASSFLAFSVGSLPPMLSIILFPTAYRIPVTVFVVGLSLIFTGYTSAKLGKAPTKPAMLRNLIIGLLTMGVTYFFGQLFSI is encoded by the coding sequence ATGACTGAAATAAAACATGGAGTAGATGAATCATTTAACGACCGATTGAATATCTTGAGAGCTGCTGTTCTCGGGGCCAATGATGGAATCATTTCTATTGCTGGGGTGGTGATCGGGGTGGCCAGTGCCACACCAAACATCTGGATCATTTTCCTATCTGGCTTATCGGCGATTCTGGCAGGTGCCTTTTCGATGGCAGGCGGTGAGTATGTCTCTGTTTCCACACAAAAAGACACGGAAGAAGCCGCTGTGAACCGCGAACAAGCCTTGTTGGATCGCGATCCAAAGTTAGCAAGAGACTCTCTCTACAATGCTTATCTTCAAAATGGAGAATGCGAAACTTCCGCAAAGATTTTGACAGAACGGGCCTTTCTGAAATATCCCCTCAAAGCCCTGGTCGAAGAGAAATATGGTATCGAATACGAGGAGTTTACCAATCCTTGGCATGCTGCTGCATCTAGCTTCCTTGCTTTTTCTGTTGGTTCCCTTCCTCCAATGCTCTCGATCATTCTCTTTCCAACTGCCTATCGCATTCCGGTGACAGTCTTCGTTGTTGGACTATCCTTGATCTTCACTGGCTATACCAGTGCGAAACTGGGAAAAGCACCAACCAAGCCAGCCATGCTTCGCAACCTCATCATTGGCCTTCTCACCATGGGTGTGACATACTTCTTCGGGCAACTCTTTAGTATCTAA
- a CDS encoding Rpn family recombination-promoting nuclease/putative transposase, which translates to MQKRHAHVSPTLDIMAKKIFSLPEVTTAFIRDILELDVADAQIVEGNQPHSMAYEEDDLFSTAVDVRAKLHDGTEVIIEIQIRKQQYFLNRFHYYLANQLVENVQKLRQQGQTHKMYEQMEPVYGIAILEKSLLLDEEATINKYWLTNSRSGKQLKAYYKNGKHQNLLQVAFLELDKYNKDENLTDAGRQWLEFFGNLPFTKAPSQAVAHADSLLDSSSWTKEEKTMIDERIRIQENYDMTLETAIDEAREEGLVQGRKQLVCEMISRGMKPDLISEMTGLSLEEIETLLS; encoded by the coding sequence ATGCAAAAAAGACACGCGCATGTATCGCCGACCTTGGACATCATGGCCAAGAAGATTTTTAGTTTGCCGGAGGTGACGACGGCGTTTATTCGAGATATTTTGGAGCTGGATGTAGCGGATGCTCAGATTGTGGAAGGAAACCAGCCCCACAGCATGGCCTATGAGGAGGATGACTTGTTCTCCACTGCGGTGGATGTGAGGGCCAAGCTCCATGACGGGACCGAGGTGATCATCGAGATCCAGATTCGCAAGCAGCAGTATTTCTTGAATCGGTTCCATTACTATTTGGCCAATCAGCTGGTGGAAAATGTGCAAAAACTGCGCCAGCAAGGTCAGACACATAAGATGTACGAGCAGATGGAGCCCGTCTATGGGATTGCGATTTTGGAGAAGTCGCTCTTGCTAGACGAAGAGGCCACCATCAATAAATACTGGCTGACCAATAGCCGGTCCGGCAAGCAACTTAAGGCCTATTATAAAAATGGCAAGCACCAAAATCTTCTGCAGGTTGCCTTTTTAGAGCTAGACAAGTATAATAAAGATGAGAACCTGACAGATGCAGGCAGACAGTGGCTAGAGTTTTTTGGGAATCTTCCCTTCACAAAAGCTCCCAGTCAGGCCGTTGCCCACGCAGATTCATTATTAGATTCATCTAGCTGGACCAAGGAGGAGAAGACCATGATAGACGAGCGGATTCGTATTCAAGAAAATTATGATATGACCCTGGAGACGGCTATAGACGAAGCGCGTGAAGAAGGTTTAGTACAAGGTCGTAAACAGTTGGTATGCGAGATGATCTCACGAGGAATGAAACCTGATCTGATATCGGAGATGACGGGCTTATCGCTTGAAGAGATTGAGACTCTTCTTTCCTGA
- a CDS encoding MFS transporter, giving the protein MSQEKISAKVLYAIFATGILSFCGVAGETAMNITFPILMKEFEINTATVQWVTTIYLLVVACVVPLSAYLKRSFKMKSIFLVGNLLSVLGVLIDFLAPSFGFVVLGRLVQGMGVGFALPLMFNIILEQVPKRKIGLMMGVGTLITAIAPAIGPTVGGLLTANFGWRSIFLVQFPILLASLVAGLRSIKQISTVKRERLDIMSLLAIIALFLGLILGIHGLSDHAFFSFSVLGWLVIGFLGLVLLVWRSNRLETPIINLAILKNHLLTGHVLAFFTFQLGSLAMSFLLPNYVQLVNHSSTTLAALMLLPGAIIGAGFAPFSGLILDKLGARKPILLGAALILLAHFHFTLFALKLTNGLILIFYMIFMTGMGLAFGNIMTNGQKQLSLEEQPDANAIFNTLQQFAGAVGTTLASLIVAMSQANQKMDFTQATAKGSRNGFMVLFALGIFQLLLLFWVVGKENETN; this is encoded by the coding sequence ATGTCACAAGAAAAAATTTCAGCCAAGGTCCTGTATGCTATTTTTGCAACAGGGATCCTTTCCTTTTGCGGGGTGGCTGGAGAAACTGCCATGAATATCACCTTCCCAATATTGATGAAGGAATTTGAGATCAATACCGCAACCGTCCAGTGGGTCACCACCATCTATCTTCTAGTGGTTGCCTGTGTGGTCCCCTTGTCTGCTTATCTCAAACGCTCTTTTAAAATGAAGTCCATCTTTTTAGTTGGAAATCTCCTATCTGTTTTAGGTGTTCTCATTGACTTCCTAGCTCCAAGTTTTGGCTTTGTGGTTTTGGGTCGATTGGTCCAAGGAATGGGGGTTGGTTTTGCCCTTCCTCTGATGTTTAATATCATTTTAGAGCAGGTCCCAAAACGCAAGATCGGTCTCATGATGGGAGTGGGTACCCTGATAACAGCCATCGCTCCCGCTATTGGGCCTACTGTCGGTGGTCTCTTGACGGCTAACTTCGGTTGGCGGTCCATCTTTTTGGTTCAATTCCCGATCCTTCTAGCTTCTCTGGTTGCAGGACTTCGCTCCATTAAACAAATCAGTACAGTCAAGCGAGAAAGGCTTGATATCATGAGTCTTCTCGCCATTATTGCTTTATTTTTAGGCTTGATTCTAGGCATTCACGGACTCTCTGACCATGCTTTCTTTAGTTTTTCTGTCCTTGGTTGGCTGGTGATCGGATTCTTGGGACTGGTTCTCTTAGTCTGGCGGTCTAATCGCTTGGAGACTCCCATTATCAACCTTGCCATCTTAAAGAACCATCTCCTCACTGGCCATGTTCTTGCCTTTTTCACCTTCCAATTAGGTTCTCTGGCCATGAGTTTCCTCTTGCCCAATTATGTCCAATTGGTCAACCACTCGAGCACCACGCTTGCGGCCTTGATGCTGCTTCCAGGAGCCATCATTGGAGCAGGTTTTGCTCCTTTCTCCGGTCTCATTCTAGATAAGTTGGGCGCCCGTAAACCGATTCTCCTTGGAGCTGCTTTAATCCTTCTGGCCCATTTCCACTTCACCCTTTTTGCCCTGAAGCTGACAAATGGCTTGATTCTTATCTTTTACATGATCTTTATGACTGGTATGGGACTGGCCTTTGGCAATATCATGACCAACGGACAAAAACAACTCTCTCTGGAAGAGCAACCCGATGCGAACGCGATCTTTAACACCCTGCAACAATTTGCAGGCGCTGTCGGAACAACCCTGGCTTCGCTGATCGTTGCCATGAGCCAAGCTAATCAAAAGATGGACTTTACTCAAGCCACTGCTAAAGGAAGTCGCAACGGTTTTATGGTCTTATTTGCCTTGGGCATCTTCCAACTCCTTCTCTTATTTTGGGTTGTTGGGAAAGAAAATGAAACCAACTAA
- a CDS encoding DUF2075 domain-containing protein translates to MSNIQSPVVIEIDYSSRTFDQLKETIAPKHSKLIFDYPTVYIVNDENKNKYSVYVGETTDIIRRTNQHLSDDIKKDREDWRQFEQSKTSKMFVIGHNHFNKSLTLDIENRLMLYLSSVEQVERVQNRRGNPQNQYYTSEELDEIFSKIWRTLNRKNHYLFPAESFIRNSAIFKSSPFHKLTDEQVKAKNEILLKITSVISRNETGVLILVKGDAGAGKTVLMSSLIDDLLNSEDTQMIRENNDINLVVNHDDQLSVYQEIEKKLEWKSGSNINVVMKPTQFLNALKKENSDAGIVVVDEGHLLLTAKNQAYLGGNHLNDLLAKSKVVVLVYDENQIMNKSQIWTDDSFLKLEHEANLKGNLITLHNQMRIHATKETVEWIRNLIDVGVVNEVPIDNDYDIRVFDSPKELQSAIMEKNDDQSLGISRLTATYDWEYSSQSKPKDSDYWCVRIGDWSCPWNRQLAKEKESKHLSWIEQSQTIHEIGSTFTVQGFDLNYVGVIIGPSVKYRDGKIIFDISESKNKSAVQNRKLESGEMINYGETLLRNELNVLLTRGVNGLYVYAVDEELQQALKNATK, encoded by the coding sequence ATGAGCAACATTCAATCACCCGTAGTTATAGAAATCGACTATTCAAGTCGAACGTTTGACCAATTAAAAGAAACGATTGCCCCAAAACATTCTAAGCTTATTTTTGATTATCCAACTGTATACATCGTAAACGATGAGAATAAAAACAAGTATAGTGTTTATGTCGGAGAAACAACAGATATCATTCGTAGAACAAATCAGCATTTGTCAGATGATATAAAGAAGGATAGAGAAGACTGGCGACAATTTGAACAATCTAAAACCTCTAAAATGTTTGTTATTGGGCATAACCATTTCAATAAATCTTTGACATTGGATATTGAGAATAGGTTAATGCTCTACCTATCAAGTGTTGAACAAGTTGAAAGGGTTCAGAATAGAAGAGGAAATCCTCAAAATCAATATTATACTTCTGAAGAGTTAGACGAAATTTTCTCAAAGATATGGAGAACCCTAAATCGGAAAAACCATTATTTATTCCCAGCAGAAAGTTTTATTCGAAATTCAGCGATATTTAAATCTTCTCCATTTCACAAGTTAACGGATGAACAAGTAAAGGCTAAAAATGAAATTTTGCTAAAAATCACCTCTGTTATCAGTAGAAATGAAACAGGAGTTTTAATTTTAGTAAAGGGTGATGCTGGTGCAGGAAAAACAGTTTTGATGAGTTCTCTCATCGATGATTTGTTGAATTCAGAAGACACACAGATGATTCGTGAAAACAATGATATCAATTTGGTTGTGAATCATGATGATCAACTCAGTGTTTACCAAGAAATTGAGAAAAAATTAGAATGGAAGAGTGGATCAAATATTAATGTTGTGATGAAACCAACTCAATTTTTGAATGCTCTGAAAAAAGAAAATAGCGATGCTGGAATTGTAGTGGTTGATGAAGGCCATTTATTATTGACTGCAAAAAATCAGGCTTATCTAGGAGGGAATCATTTAAATGATTTACTTGCGAAATCAAAAGTAGTCGTACTTGTTTATGATGAGAATCAGATTATGAACAAATCTCAAATATGGACAGATGATTCTTTCTTGAAATTGGAACATGAAGCCAATTTAAAAGGAAATCTCATTACACTACATAACCAAATGCGTATCCATGCGACAAAGGAAACAGTTGAGTGGATAAGAAATCTGATTGATGTTGGAGTTGTGAATGAGGTTCCAATTGATAATGATTATGATATTAGAGTTTTTGACTCTCCTAAGGAACTTCAAAGTGCAATCATGGAAAAAAATGATGATCAGAGTTTAGGAATTTCACGCTTAACAGCAACATATGATTGGGAATATAGTAGTCAATCAAAACCAAAGGATTCTGACTATTGGTGTGTCCGTATCGGAGACTGGTCTTGTCCGTGGAACAGACAACTTGCAAAAGAAAAAGAATCTAAACATTTATCCTGGATAGAACAGTCCCAAACGATTCATGAAATTGGCTCAACGTTTACGGTTCAGGGATTTGATCTAAATTATGTGGGAGTTATCATTGGCCCATCTGTCAAATATAGAGACGGGAAAATTATTTTTGATATAAGTGAAAGCAAAAATAAAAGTGCTGTTCAAAACAGAAAACTTGAATCAGGTGAAATGATTAATTACGGAGAAACATTATTGCGAAATGAGTTAAATGTTTTGCTGACACGTGGAGTAAACGGTTTATACGTCTATGCCGTAGATGAAGAACTCCAACAAGCATTAAAAAATGCGACAAAATAA
- a CDS encoding SemiSWEET family transporter: protein MNKQKINQIVGSIGAFIGIIVFIAYIPQIIANLQGNKAQPFQPLSAAISCLIWVIYGWTKEPKKDWILIIPNSAGVILGGLTFLTSL from the coding sequence ATGAATAAACAAAAAATCAACCAAATCGTTGGCTCGATCGGTGCCTTTATTGGGATTATCGTTTTCATTGCCTACATCCCACAAATTATTGCTAATTTACAGGGAAATAAGGCCCAACCTTTCCAACCCTTGTCAGCTGCTATTTCTTGCTTGATCTGGGTCATTTATGGTTGGACAAAGGAACCTAAAAAAGACTGGATTTTGATCATTCCAAATTCAGCAGGTGTCATCCTAGGGGGATTGACTTTCCTTACATCACTTTAA